The genomic window GGCCTGACCGCCGCCGGAGCCGAAGATCTCGAGGCGGGAGCCGTCGGGCTGGGGCATGTAGGACATGTTCTCGATGACGCCGACGACCTTCTGGTGCGTCTGCGTCGCGATGAGCCCCGTGCGCTCGGCGACCTCCGCGGCGGCCTGCTGCGGCGTCGTCACGACGAGGATCTCCGCGTTCGGCAGGAGCTGCGCCACGGAGATGGTGACGTCGCCGGTGCCGGGCGGGAGGTCGAGGAGGAGGACGTCGAGGTCGCCCCAGAAGACGTCGGAGAGGAACTGCTGGACCGCGCGGTGCAGCATGGGGCCGCGCCAGACGACGGGCTGCTTGTCCTCGACGAACATGCCGATCGAGATGACCTTCACGTCGTGCGCCACCGGCGGCACGATCATGCCGTCGAGCTGCGTGGGGACCTGGTCGACGCCGAGCATGCGGGGGATGGAGAAGCCGTAGATGTCGGCGTCGACGACGCCCACGGACAGGCCCTGCGCGGCCAGCGCCGCGGCGAGGTTCGCGGTCACCGAGGACTTGCCGACGCCGCCCTTGCCGGAGGTCACGGCGTAGACCTTGGTGAGGTTGCCCGGCTTGGTGAAGGGGATGACGGGCTCGGCGGCGCCGCCGCGCAGGCGGGTGCGCAGCTCGGCGCGCTGCTCGTCGTTCATGACGCCCATGCGGACCTGCACGTCGGTGACGCCCTCGACGGCGCCGACCTCCTTGCGGGTGTCCGCGGTGATGGTGTCCCGCAGGGGGCACCCGGAGACCGTGAGGAGGACGCCCACGGTGACGACGCCGTCGTCGCTGATCTCGATTGACTCGACCATGCCGAGATCGGTGATGGGGCGCCTGATCTCCGGGTCGATGACGCGGGTGAGGGCCTCGCGTACCTGCTCTTCTGTGGGGGTGGACATGGGTTCATCCTACGGGCGGCCCACACGGTCTCCGTCGTGGTGAGGAGCACGTACCGGGCGAGTCATCCGCCCGGCTGAGGGGCTACTGAGCGGCGGGCACATAGGGTTGCTAGTACCACGACGACCGTGACGGCAGCGCCGCCCCGACGCCGCCACCCCGACTCACGAGACAAGCAATCCCACGTCGATGACCTCCACCAACGAGCCCCGCCCCGGTCGCCCCCGGACCGCGGGCTCCACCGACCGCGACGGCGGCAGCGCCGCCCGCTCCGCGGCCCCCCTGCGCGCCCAGCGAGCCGCCCGCGCCCGCGCGGGCGCCGAACGCGCCGACTCCTCCCGACCCGCCGGCCCGGCGCGTCAGGCGAGCCGCCGCCGCGGCGTCCCCGCTGCCCGCACCGGCCGCCCCGACACGCGCACGGCCGCCCGTCCGCCCGCCGCCCGGCCCCCGCGCCGCGGCGCCGCCCCCAGCTCGACCGGCCCGCGCCGCGGCCGGATCGTCGGCGTCGACGGCCTGCGCGCCGTCGCCGTCGTCCTCGTCCTCGTCTACCACCT from Actinomyces radicidentis includes these protein-coding regions:
- a CDS encoding Mrp/NBP35 family ATP-binding protein; this translates as MSTPTEEQVREALTRVIDPEIRRPITDLGMVESIEISDDGVVTVGVLLTVSGCPLRDTITADTRKEVGAVEGVTDVQVRMGVMNDEQRAELRTRLRGGAAEPVIPFTKPGNLTKVYAVTSGKGGVGKSSVTANLAAALAAQGLSVGVVDADIYGFSIPRMLGVDQVPTQLDGMIVPPVAHDVKVISIGMFVEDKQPVVWRGPMLHRAVQQFLSDVFWGDLDVLLLDLPPGTGDVTISVAQLLPNAEILVVTTPQQAAAEVAERTGLIATQTHQKVVGVIENMSYMPQPDGSRLEIFGSGGGQAVSESLSETLGYEVPLLAQLPLDIRLREGSDTGTPATVADGGKPAADAPAALELSRVAQRLGHVKRGLSGMKLGVSPINN